Part of the Canis aureus isolate CA01 chromosome 3, VMU_Caureus_v.1.0, whole genome shotgun sequence genome, CTGTCAGCCGGGACTCCTGGACATTTCTTGTACACTTTGGGTAGGATCCAGTACTGCGCTGGTCTGCCACTCGCATCATTCCCACTTGGAGGTGGGGAGGccttccatttgtttgttttggggcaCTTCCTTACTTGCTGGCACTACCAGGTGCTCCAGGGGCAACTCTCCAGGGAGCCCTGGCTTCTTTTATTGCCCAGATCTGGGCACTGGTTCTGTGCATTACTGCTGGGTTCGCTTCCTGGGGCCCTCCTGGTGGGCAGGGCTAGATGATGTGTGTGAACATAGGTGTgttaacacatgcacacacatactagtgtgcacacgtgtgtatgAGCCAGTTCATACACTGAGTGTGTGCTGATGCATGCACACACGTATATGCACACTTGCATCTGTATTTGCTTCTCCATTTAGCCATCTGTACCCACATATGGAACATGACTCTGCTCTGGCTTCATAGCTCTGGTCCCATGTGTCTGGGTGTGTAGATTTGGGTTGGCAATGCCACCTGTCTTGAGCAAGGGCCGAGTCTGTCCTCCCCCGGTGGCCCCCAGACTACTGGGGAAGTGATGCTGATCTGCTGCTACAGAGTAGACCACCAGTCTTCCCTGCCACCCCCAGTGTCCCCTGACACTTCTGGCGTCACTGTTGGGTAGAATGTGTCCCTGTTCATGGCAGTGGAGTCCCGCTGGCCATCCTTTGGTCCCGGGTTCTGGAGACCTCGTCTGATGTTGCTTGTCTGGCCACAGGGTTGATGTGAATACTGACCGGAAGATAAGCGCCAAGGAGATGCAGCACTGGATCATGGAGAAAACTGCAGAGCACTTCCAGGAGGCCATCGAGGAGAGCAAGGTGCACTTCCACGCTGTGGACCCCGATGGCGATGGTATGGTGACCTCACCCTGACTCCACGGGCTGGAGGCTGCCAGGGGAGGGCAGTGTGTAGGGGCAGAGGAGGTGAGGCCGTAGTGTTCGATTGTGCTGGCCCCAAGACAGACCCCTGGCTCATGCATCCCCTGCAGGCGAGGATGGGGGTGTGGGGCATGGGCCTGGCTTTGGGGTGTGCTGTGGCCACTTCAGTGCTTCTGTActtgcctgcagcctggggatACTGGCAGATGTCTGCAAACAATCACATACCTCTTCCCAAAACTGTCCATTTTGGATCGGTCTTATCTTCTAGGGCATGTGTCATGGGACGAGTATAAGGTGAAGTTTTTGGTGAGCAAAGGCCACAATGAGCGAGAAATTGCGGAGAAGATAAAGAATGGGGAGGAGCTGAAAGTCGACGAGGAGAGTGAGTGCCTGGGCCCTGTGGCATGCCTAGAGGGAGGCCTCTAGCCGGGTAGGCCATGGGGGCAGCAGGCGGCCTCCCATAGGTTTTTGCTGGGGAGGTCTGTGGGCCAGGACAGGGTCCGTGATGGTGGGGGGAGGATCCTCACAGCCCTCACTGCATCCCGTTTGGGGCCCCTGCCGAGTTTTGGCGTGTTGCCTGTTGCGTCCTGTTCTTCCTCCACGCAGTGAGTCAGCATCCCACCTTGTCCTATCGTGTCTTCTCTTGGTGATGTGTGTTTGAAAGTTTCTCTGCAGCATGTTTGCACCCATGAATTGGTCCCTGTTTGTCATgtgcccgccccctgccccctcgcTCTGTGAGGGCTGCTGCTGCGGCCCCTGGGCTGTGGCTGTCCCCTGCTGCTGGGTCTTCAGGGGGACTGTGGGCACTCTTGTCTGTGCCAGTGTTTGTGGTTAGGGGCCCAGACCCCTCTGTCCTCTGTTGGGTGGCAGTCATGCCTtctttctgtttgtattttcCCTGTTCATCCTTCACCTGATTCTTTGCCTTCCTTGCTGGCAAGCAGGGAAGTGACTGGCCTTTTTGTGCTAATCTCTGTCCTGCGGTCTTGCTATGATTGCTTAGTGGTTTTAGGACTTTAGTTAGTTCTCTCAGATTTCTCTACAGGTGACAGTGACATCAGCGAACACAGTTTGTTTCCTTCTTCCCAATCTGTAtacctcctgcctcctcctcttacCATATTtcctgggacttcaggaccaTGCTAGAGAGCATTGGTGATGGGgcaccttttcctttttctgatctCAGAGGAAGTGTTAAGTTTCTCCCCATTAAACTGGTGTGAGCTGCAGGTTTTCTGTAGGTGTTCTTTGCTGGAGAAAATCCTCCTctgttcctagtttgctgagagtttggATCATGAATGGCTGTTggattttgtgtcattttttctGTCTGTTGATCTGATCATACAAGTTTTCTTCTTCAGCTGTTGATGTGATGATCACGGTAATTGATTTCCAGATGTTGAAATGGTACTGGCCTTGTgtacctgggatgagtcccatttggtcatggtctataattcttcttaCATgtttttgggtttaatttgctgaTCTTTTGTGGGGCATGTTTGCATGAGACACACTGGTCTGTAGTTCCCTTTTCTGTTTGTGTCTGAGCCCCCAGCTTTTGGGCTGTCCCGTGGGGGCTGCCTGTTACAGGCACCCTGTCCATGTGTCTCATACGTTTGTTTTTCCTGCTTCATCTGACCATGGTGCATATGTAACTTAGAAGAGCCTCAGGTTAAGCAGCACCAGATCCTTTTCCTGAGCAGCACGGAGGCTCCTGGACACCCTTGGACACTGGCTGGCCTTTCCCCATTCCTGGGGCGCCATCCAGaatttcatttctgttctttttaaagcaTGTACCTTggatgtgattatttttttttaatttttatttatttatgatagtcacagagagagagagagagagagagaggcagagacataggcagagggagaagcaagctccatgcaccgggagcccgacgtgggactcgatcccgggtctccaggatcgcgccctgggccaaaggcaggcgctaaaccactgcgccacccagggatcccgattattttttttttgaaatggtagtttgtctttttcatgtctgtttctgttttgtttccatgGTTTGTCCTGGGGTTCCACTGTCCCCTGAAGAGGGTAGAGGCCTCTAGGGgtcctgggggaggagagggctcTGTCCTCCTGCCGGTGTTGGCGATTTGACACCAGCGTCTGGTGGCTACTGGGGTGCAGGGAGCCGGCCCCCTGTCCCGCCTGCTCTTGGGATCTGGTCTATCTGCAACGCCTTTCCCTCAGGTGTGTCTGGGGTCAGGACCTGTCCTTCAGGGACATGGGCTCTGCTGCCTAAGCCTGCCTATCAATGCTTTCATTTCAGCACGTGTCCCTTCTTTAGTTTGGAGGGGATGAGCAGGTGAGGGACATCAGAAGTGAGGAGCAGTGTTGAGTGTGTGGGATGCCAGGGAGCACAGGTCGGGGCTGAGAGGTAGGCTCAAGAGTTCCCATGTGGCAGCGTGTCTCCTCAGGGATGCTTGGCACATGCACGTGGGCTTGGGGGGCTGCTGTCCCCAGGTACCACACATGGGGGCCTGCCCAGGTCAGTGCCAggcctccctccagcctctggcacTGCTGGCATTGCTGCTTGTGTGTCTGACCTCTGCTGTGGTGTTGGGTTCAGCACCCCTTAAATCCCCAGTGACCTCATGGTGAGGTCCTTGAGGGGTTACAGCTACTCACAGACTCTGTACCCGTCCCCACGCGTCTTGTCCCAACGCAGAGCAGGCGAGAACATGTCGTCACTCCCACCTTTCTTCAGGTGTATTTGCCATTAAAAGTAGGTCACCACGGGATCTTCTGTCATAGAAGGTGCTGGGGCTTGAGATGACGGGTGCTGTGTGGGATGCAGCCCTGGCCTGGCTCTTGGTGATGGCAGTGAGGGCCTCCACGCCCGAACTCTTCCTGCTTGCCTGGCCTACGCCGCTCTCTTGGAAGACTGGGACAGTTATGGAGCCTGTGGAGCTTCAGGCTGGGCTCTAGGCCTCCCACGGAGGGAGAAGGGGGACTGTGGTGAGAGGCTGTGGGGGATACTTGAGTCATACCTGGAAGCTGGGTTTTCCTCCAGAGCCCTACCCACCGTATACGCGCACGTGAAAGAGATAGAAGGGAATAAGGTCGCGCTTTGTTCCTGTGGGTGCGTGGCGGGGGCGGGTCCGCCTACATCCTGCTTTCCATTTCTCCCGAGGAGcaaacagcagcagcagtagctgAGGGTGGGGCCTGCAGGGGGGGCgtctgtgcctgtgtgtgttgggggtgtgtgttggggggtcaGCACCCATATTTGGGGGGTTTGTGTCATGAGCCTCTGCATCTGTACCTCGTGGGATCTGTGTCTGCATCTTGGGAGGGTTTGTGTCTGTCTGGGGGGCTCTGCACTGTGTGCCTCCTGAGGGCTGAGCTCTCCTTGGGGTGCTGAGCCCCTGGCCTCATGCACCACTGTGTCCTGGGCCAGCCTTGCCCATCCAGGCAGCACATCTCAGAGCTGCTCAGGTGCGTGCAGGTGTCCTGGGTGCTGGGTCCTCACAGGTCGGCCTTTCCCAGCACAGGAAGTCCTAGAGAACCTGAAGGATCGCTGGTATCAGGCGGACAACCCCCCTTCAGACCTGCTTCTGACGGAGGATGAATTCCTGTCGTTTCTGCACCCTGAGCACAGCCGTGGCATGCTCAAGTTCATGGTCAAAGAGATTGTCCGGGACCTGGGTGAGGCCTGGCCTGTGGCCCATCCTGAGGGGGTGGTGAGGCTGAGGGTGTTGGCACCTCCCTGCTGGTGGCTGGGCTGGATGGCAGGGTCCGTGGTACACCTGCAGCCAGTCGTCCTGGCAGCGGTGGCCCTGGGGGTTTGGAGGCTGTGTGGCTACACAGCGGTAAGGGATGGTCAGGCCTTGTCCTGCACCATCTGGCCTCCGCTAGGCTCCTGAGCGGGTCAGGTGTTTTGCTTTAGGCTAAAATTTAACACATGGAACATTTGGCAGTGAACCTGTTTGGTTGATTTCCCCTAGATGGGCCTGGGTGGTCCCATGCCCACTTGAGGTCCAAGCATCCCCTCCCCTATCCCACAGACCAGGACGGTGACAAGCAGCTCTCACTGCCTGAGTTCATCTCTCTGCCCGTGGGCACAGTAGAGAATCAGCAGGGCCAGGACATTGATGACAGTTGGGTCAGAGACCGAAAAAAAGAGTTTGAGGAATTGATTGACGCCAACCATGACGGGATCGTGACCATGGCGGAACTGGAGGTGAGCGCAGGCGCTTGTGGGGGCATCTCCCGCCCCCAAGGTGGGGCCCAAGTCCCCAGGCTTCCAGGTGTGCCCGAGGCAGGGGCTATGGTGATGAGAAGGCAGTGTTggttgtgggggcacctggggtgggctccctgtgtgtgggggaggggatcCACCTGCCAGTGTGGTCACCTCTGTTGTTCAGATGAGATTTGAGCAGAAAAGCAGGCAGCCCAGTCAGGTACTATACCTGCCCCCAGGTCAAGGTGCTTGGGATGTCTTGGCCCCTCTTGACAAGAAGGAGCCGCTCCCCAATGGGCAGCTGGCTGGATGCTGGGGCGCTGGGGGCCACAGACGGTGTTGGAATCCACCATCTTCCCCTGAAGTGTTTTCGCCGGTGTCGTGTAGGTGCTGTGTGGGCTTGTTTTTCCCCGTTGCTGGATGACTCATTCACTTTACGCCAGAATTCTCTGATCCCTGTTGATAGCTGGCGGGCGCAGCTGGTTGAGTCCGTGTCTGTGCCTGTGTCCGGGTATCATATAGATCTGTGGACAGGTCCCTGGTGGCCACTCAAGGCAGGGCTTCCCTCctccctatccctaacccttcCCTTCTGTTAGGTGTCCTGACAAAGGTGGAGGTGGTAAGTCTTGGGTGCCCACACAGGTGAAGGCTGCCTGGCCCTGAGCCACTTCCAGCCTGGTGTCTGCCTTCCAGAACATGCTCATCTGTCCTTGC contains:
- the SDF4 gene encoding 45 kDa calcium-binding protein; its protein translation is MAFRQAPLCGLAPHCLWLLGVILLMDVSARPANHSSARERAGTKDEPEILPPDHLNGVKLEMDGHLNKDFHQEVFLGKDMDGFEEDAEPRRSRRKLMVIFSKVDVNTDRKISAKEMQHWIMEKTAEHFQEAIEESKVHFHAVDPDGDGHVSWDEYKVKFLVSKGHNEREIAEKIKNGEELKVDEETQEVLENLKDRWYQADNPPSDLLLTEDEFLSFLHPEHSRGMLKFMVKEIVRDLDQDGDKQLSLPEFISLPVGTVENQQGQDIDDSWVRDRKKEFEELIDANHDGIVTMAELEDYMDPMNEYNALNEAKQMIAIADENQNHHLEPEEVLKYSEFFTGSKLMDYARNVHEEF